From the genome of Halorussus caseinilyticus, one region includes:
- a CDS encoding C1q-like domain-containing protein yields the protein MVKGNHDNSDVTKLSRRSLMALGAALAGSAGVTAFSGTASAHNLMEFRDAYVGDDAEKSGLGSRGWLFFAEDTGKIYKHNGSEWIETGIGSSASETTHSTTSVYLSSDQSIAKSTHEIVQFDTVEWDELNAFDTTANEFVAPTAGTYKIKTSVTYNSLGGDHVVTIIEINGEDYEARWSTTPKGDWESVPVSTIARLSKGDSVTITAWNQDNDDTLVGERLRTNLQIEQIN from the coding sequence GGCGCGGCACTCGCCGGAAGTGCGGGCGTAACAGCATTCAGCGGAACAGCATCTGCGCACAATCTCATGGAGTTCCGTGATGCATACGTGGGTGACGATGCCGAGAAATCAGGACTCGGCTCTCGCGGTTGGTTGTTTTTCGCCGAGGACACGGGGAAAATCTACAAGCACAACGGTAGTGAATGGATAGAAACGGGGATTGGTAGTTCTGCTTCGGAGACGACGCATAGTACTACTTCCGTATATCTCTCGTCCGACCAGTCTATAGCTAAGAGTACGCACGAGATAGTTCAGTTCGACACGGTTGAGTGGGACGAGCTAAATGCATTCGATACGACAGCAAATGAATTCGTCGCTCCGACGGCAGGAACGTACAAAATCAAGACGAGCGTCACGTACAACTCTCTCGGTGGGGACCACGTAGTGACTATAATAGAAATAAACGGGGAGGATTATGAAGCGAGATGGTCCACGACGCCGAAGGGAGACTGGGAATCAGTTCCGGTATCGACGATTGCTCGTCTCTCCAAAGGCGATTCCGTAACAATCACCGCCTGGAATCAAGACAACGACGACACATTGGTCGGTGAACGGTTACGGACTAATCTGCAAATTGAACAAATAAATTAA
- a CDS encoding archease: MSYELRDHTADVAVEATGRNLGSVFAAAADGMAAAMCEDVPESGDRFELDVRAESREALLFDYLDELIYERDVRAVLPVENEAEVRREDGEDGTGEWAVSGSARGVPLGEISAREIKAVTYSEMELAETDEGWRAYVVLDV, from the coding sequence TGCGGTGGAAGCGACCGGTCGGAACCTCGGGTCGGTCTTCGCGGCCGCGGCAGACGGAATGGCCGCCGCGATGTGCGAGGACGTGCCCGAGTCCGGCGACCGGTTCGAACTCGACGTTCGGGCCGAAAGCCGCGAGGCACTGCTGTTCGACTACTTGGACGAACTCATCTACGAGCGAGACGTGCGGGCGGTCCTGCCCGTCGAGAACGAGGCCGAAGTTCGGCGAGAGGACGGCGAGGACGGAACCGGCGAGTGGGCGGTGTCGGGGAGCGCCCGCGGCGTTCCACTCGGCGAGATTTCGGCCCGCGAAATCAAGGCCGTCACTTACTCCGAGATGGAACTGGCCGAAACCGACGAGGGATGGCGGGCTTACGTCGTGTTGGACGTGTAA